AAAGAATTCCAATCGGAAATGCGTAAAGAACTTGAAAGGGATTCAAATGGGCAAAACCAAAAAGAAGAGCTTGTAAGATGTTAGAAAAACTGGGAGAGTGATATTTAACTAAATTCGACAGAATTATTCCTCGAAAAAAATACTCTTCGCTTATGGGAGCTACAAAACCAATGGTGAACAAACTTAACCAAAGATCCTTTTCGTCTTTGGGGAAAAGGAATTCTTTTAGATGATAGTAATACTCATGAAATCTTTCAGGGATAAATGAAAAACTCATGATTTCCAATGCCGTTGCCAAAAATTGTATTGATAATGCCAGAATCAAAGTTAAAAAGTAGAATCCCAAGTTGGTTTCAAATTTTGGATAGATAACTTCGAATCGAAATAACCAATGGATTAACAAAATGGGGAGAACGAACGTGAGGCTCAAAAACAACTTTAAGTCGTGATATGAGATTATTTCTAAAGCAAATAAAAGTTGAATTACAAAACTAATCACAAGATTGCCAAAAACAAATAAAATAAAAACGAGGATGGCTTTAGGATAGCGAAAGTTCTTGAATTTCATGAACTCTTTTTTTTGTGGATTTTTATAAAGAAAACTTTTTTCTTTCTTTATGATTCTTCTTCATCGATTGAATAAAAAAGCTTTTTATTTGAACCATCGATTGATTGAACGGATTGAAACGAATCCCGATACTACCATTCATTTAATGAACGGTCAGAGTTTTGTGGTTAGGGAAACTCCTGAGGAAATTCAAGAAAAAATCATCGATTTTGAAAGAAAAATATTTTATGATAAAATTATCAAAATTGTCGATAAACAATCTTGATGGATATAGCAACCATTGTCGGATTAATAGGAGGTGCCTTACTTTTATTGTTTGGAATGTTTGTTTCGGGTTTGAGTTTTTTTGATGTTTTTGATTTGCCTTCAATTTTCATTACGTTTGGTGGGGGTATAGCGGCAACGGTGATTGCCAATCCCTTCTTTCGCATACGTAATCTTCCAAATTTTTTGAAGTTTGCTTTTATTGAAAGAAAAGTTTCCATAGTGGATATCATGACACGATTCTTAACGTTAGCAGAGAAAGCAAGAAGAGAAGGTTTACTCTCATTAGAGGATGAACTTGCTGAGATTGAAGATCCTTTCATGAGAAAAGGAATTCAATTAGTAGTTGATGGAACTGATCAAGATCAAATACGAAACATTTTAGATAACGAATTAACCGCAATCAAAAATCGACATGCTGCAAATATCAAGTTCTTTTCCATGTTGGGTGGGTATTTGCCAGCTTTTGGTATGATTGGGACTTTGTTGGGACTCATACAAATGCTAAAGAACTTGGGAACAGGGGATGCTTCAGCAATAGGTCAAGGAATGGCAACAGCATTGATTACCACTTTATATGGTTCAATTGGTGCTAACTTGATAGCTTTACCTATACGAGATAAACTTTTAACCAAAGACGCTGATGAAATTTTAGAACGAACTGTGATGATAGAAGGTATTATAGGAATACAACAGGGAGAAAACCCAAGGGTTCTAAAAGACAAATTAGCATCGTTCTTGGCGCCAGCCGATCGAGCTGTTTTAGATGAAGTGTTAGGGCAAAGGTAAAATGGCAAGAAGAAGAGAAGAATGTCCAGCCTGTGAAGAAGCTCCTATTTGGCTCACCACTTATAGTGATATGGTAACTTTACTTCTTACGTTTTTTGTGATGTTATTCAGTTTAGGAAAAGAAATACCCAAAGAAATCTTTATTATTCTTTCAGCTTTTTCTAATACTTTAGGATTTTTTGAGGGTGGACAAACTCTACAAAGAGCAAGACTTGAAGATATGGGATTGAATGTAGAAAGTTTACCATCAGAAACTCGTGGTAGAGCTTTGTCAAAAGCAAAAACGGAAGCGATATCAATCTTCAAACCAGAAATTCAAGCAAAAAAAGTGCGGGTAGAAGAAAACGAAAGGGGCTTAGTCATTTCTTTGATTGGGGCTGATTACTTTGAGCCAGGGAGTGCAAAATTGACACCTGCTATAGAAGAAGTGCTAAAAAAAGTTTCTTATTTACTTAAAGATTTAAAGCGCTACACAAGGATTGAAGGACACGCAGGAGCAAAAGAAGTAGAATTGCAATCTCCCTATGCTGGTGAAAGAAAATACAAAAACAGCTGGGATTTAGCTTCCGCAAGAGCTGTTGAAGTGGCTACTTACCTTCAATCGTTGAATGTAAATCCGAGTTTGCTTCAGGCATTAAGTTATGGTTCTTATCGCCCTTTAGTTTACGAAGGTGAATTGGGGACTCCTGAGGCTGATGCTCATAACCGTAGGATTGATATTGTTATTCTTCCGTATAGAGAACCTCTAAAAAATCGATTTGATCAAAATAATCTAAATCCCCCTTCTTTGGAAAGTATGATTCCGGATTGAAGTTTTTATAATACTTCTATAATTTATAAAAAAAGAGGAGGAAAGTATGGGAATAGCAGATGAAGAGGTAGAACAAGCACAAGAACAAATTCAGCCAGCCCAAACCCAAACAGGACTAAATCGAATCATCAAAATATTAATTTACATTGCTTTGGGCTTGGTGGGTATTATAGTTATGTCACTAATAGCTTATTATGTAGCAAAATTTGCAACAGCCCAACAATACAAAGAGATTGCTTCGATTGCCGTAGTAAAACCACCACCACCTTTAGAAATTTATAACTTTACTGAAGATTTTCGTGTAAATACAGCTGATAGGGAAGAATTACATTTTATTCGTTTGAAGTTAAGTGTTGGATTTCAGCCAGGAAATAAAGCATTAGCGGCAGAGTTGGTTCAAAGGACACCTCAGCTAAGAAATATCATTAATTTGATTTTGGCTTCGAAAACTCGAGAGGAATTATCTACGATAGAAGGGCAACTCCAATTACGAGAAGAAATTAAGGCATCTATCAATCATGTTCTTGCGGAAGGGAAAATCGAAGAAGTGTATTTTAACGAATTTATCATTAACTAAAATCAT
The genomic region above belongs to Leptospiraceae bacterium and contains:
- the motB gene encoding flagellar motor protein MotB, which encodes MARRREECPACEEAPIWLTTYSDMVTLLLTFFVMLFSLGKEIPKEIFIILSAFSNTLGFFEGGQTLQRARLEDMGLNVESLPSETRGRALSKAKTEAISIFKPEIQAKKVRVEENERGLVISLIGADYFEPGSAKLTPAIEEVLKKVSYLLKDLKRYTRIEGHAGAKEVELQSPYAGERKYKNSWDLASARAVEVATYLQSLNVNPSLLQALSYGSYRPLVYEGELGTPEADAHNRRIDIVILPYREPLKNRFDQNNLNPPSLESMIPD
- a CDS encoding CPBP family intramembrane metalloprotease, with product MKFKNFRYPKAILVFILFVFGNLVISFVIQLLFALEIISYHDLKLFLSLTFVLPILLIHWLFRFEVIYPKFETNLGFYFLTLILALSIQFLATALEIMSFSFIPERFHEYYYHLKEFLFPKDEKDLWLSLFTIGFVAPISEEYFFRGIILSNLVKYHSPSFSNILQALLFGFAHLNPFQVLYAFPIGILFGYLYLKTKNLWIPMVLHIFVNSISLIFSFVEFPSFLGDYLEPFVDPNAKKENLPFEVLLLSTLILIYSLYAIPRKYPKKD
- a CDS encoding flagellar FlbD family protein, with translation MILLHRLNKKAFYLNHRLIERIETNPDTTIHLMNGQSFVVRETPEEIQEKIIDFERKIFYDKIIKIVDKQS
- a CDS encoding motility protein A, encoding MDIATIVGLIGGALLLLFGMFVSGLSFFDVFDLPSIFITFGGGIAATVIANPFFRIRNLPNFLKFAFIERKVSIVDIMTRFLTLAEKARREGLLSLEDELAEIEDPFMRKGIQLVVDGTDQDQIRNILDNELTAIKNRHAANIKFFSMLGGYLPAFGMIGTLLGLIQMLKNLGTGDASAIGQGMATALITTLYGSIGANLIALPIRDKLLTKDADEILERTVMIEGIIGIQQGENPRVLKDKLASFLAPADRAVLDEVLGQR
- a CDS encoding flagellar basal body-associated FliL family protein; amino-acid sequence: MGIADEEVEQAQEQIQPAQTQTGLNRIIKILIYIALGLVGIIVMSLIAYYVAKFATAQQYKEIASIAVVKPPPPLEIYNFTEDFRVNTADREELHFIRLKLSVGFQPGNKALAAELVQRTPQLRNIINLILASKTREELSTIEGQLQLREEIKASINHVLAEGKIEEVYFNEFIIN